The window TGTCTAAGTCCGTTATAGTCCCGAATAAGTGTCTTCGTCTCTGTCATCGTAACGGCTAAAGCATTCGTCTCACGCGTCACTTTCTCAATGGCTTCATAAAATTCTTTTTGGGTAACCCCATTTTGCATATTGATTCCTCCTTATTTTATTTCACGCCTATGATTTACCCACATTACCTTGAGGACTAATTATATGGTAGCATAGGTGAACACGACATTAACACGTCATCTTTTTTCAAGTCATAGCTAACGATACATGACAAAATTGTAAGGTTTTTCATGAATCTGTAAGTTACCTCAATGGATTCTTACCCCTGGTAGACGTAAAATAAAGTCATTGATTTAGAAAAATATCTGTTATAAATAAACCCATTGGGAAGTTATTGTGTTTCATACTGAAAACTTTTTAATACAGATATGTAAAATAAAAGGGAGGCATAAACAATGTCAAAAGTCATCGAAACAAAGGGCATTAAAAAAGTGTATACATCAAAAGGTATGGAAACCTTTGCTGTTAATGGAATAGACATGGACATAGAAGAAGGTGAATTTGTTGGTATCATGGGTCCTTCAGGCTCTGGTAAAACAACCCTACTTAACTTAATATCAACCATTGACCAGCCAACAGAAGGTGTAATTACCTTCAAAGGGATTGACTTAGCTACCATGAAGGGTAAAAAATTGGCTCAATTCAGAAGAGAAAATATTGGCTTTTTATTCCAAGATTTTAACCTTTTGAATAACCTCAGTGTCATGGATAATATTGCTTTACCACTGGTTCTAGCAGGTACACGGGTATCTGTTGTAAAAGATAAAATCAATGAACTGACCGCTTTTTTTGGCTTAACGGATCATCTTCAAAAATATCCTTATCAGTTATCAGGCGGTCAGAAACAGCGTGTTGCCGCAACAAGAGCACTCATTACAAAACCCTCTATGATTCTTGCTGACGAACCAACAGGAGCACTAGATTCCAAGTCCGCTACAGAATTATTAGAGAGCCTTGGAAAAACCAATAAGAAATTCGGTTCAACCATTGTCATCGTTACCCATGATGGGTTCACTGCTAGTTATTGTGACCGCATTATTTTTATACAGGACGGTCAAGTCCTTACAGAACTCAAAAAAGAAGGGTCCAGAAAAGATTTTTATCAAAAAGTAATTGAACAGTTAGCCCGAATGGGAGGGGAAAACCATGAATGCTGTTAGTCTTGCTTATAAAAACATGAAGAGTAACCTTAGCATCTATAAGCTTCATTTTCTTGCTCTTGTCTTCTCCGTTGTGGCATACTATCAATTTTGTGCTATGAAGCACAACCCTCAAGTTCTTGGTATCTCATCACAAGAGATTGTTGGTACCTTGGGTTATGTGACAGCCATCATGTTACTGGTATTCTTAATCTACTTTTCATGGTTTTCAAGTTCTTTCTTTTTAAACCAGCGTAAGAAAGAAATTGGTCTATATACTTTAATGGGTGTTACCAATTATAAGGTAGGGTTTATCTATGCCATGGAAAACCTCATTATGAGTTTTATGGCTATTATCGTAGGTTGTGGCATCGGTGCTGTGTTTGGCAAACTCTATATGATGGTATTGTCCAA is drawn from Vallitalea pronyensis and contains these coding sequences:
- a CDS encoding ABC transporter ATP-binding protein is translated as MSKVIETKGIKKVYTSKGMETFAVNGIDMDIEEGEFVGIMGPSGSGKTTLLNLISTIDQPTEGVITFKGIDLATMKGKKLAQFRRENIGFLFQDFNLLNNLSVMDNIALPLVLAGTRVSVVKDKINELTAFFGLTDHLQKYPYQLSGGQKQRVAATRALITKPSMILADEPTGALDSKSATELLESLGKTNKKFGSTIVIVTHDGFTASYCDRIIFIQDGQVLTELKKEGSRKDFYQKVIEQLARMGGENHECC